In Eupeodes corollae chromosome 3, idEupCoro1.1, whole genome shotgun sequence, a single genomic region encodes these proteins:
- the LOC129949660 gene encoding transcription elongation factor SPT5 produces MSDSEASNMSDSGSEDGSMASNKSQHSARSRSVSRSRSPSRSRSRSRSKSAGSRSRSRSASAGSGSGSDVGVNRRRQRSRSRDDEEEGEEEQEPEGEDLDSEEYDEEEDDEVGPKKKKKKERFGGFIIDEAEVDDEVDEDEEWEEGANELGIVGNEIDELGPTARDIEIRRRGTNLWDTQKEDELEEYLRKKYADESVAKRHFGDGGEEMSDEITQQTLLPGIKDPNLWMVKCRIGEEKATALLLMRKYLTYLNTDEPMQIKAVVAPEGVKGYIYIESYKQTHVKSAIENVGNLRVGKWKQEMVPIKEMTDVLKVVKEQVGLKVKQWVRLKRGLYKDDIAQVDYVDLAQNQVHLKLLPRIDYTRMRGALRTTQSEADNAKRKKKRRPPAKPFDPEAVRAIGGEVHSDGDFLLFEGNRYSRKGFLYKNFTMSAILAEGVKPTLAELERFEEQPEDVNLEIAAASKDDPTASHSFSMGDNVEVCLGDLENLQAKIIAIDGGMITVMPKHQDLKDPLIFKANELRKHFKTGDHARVLAGRYEGETGLIVRVEPTRIVLVSDLTMHELEVLPRDLQLCSDMATGVDSLGQFQWGDLVQLDPQNVGVIVRLERENFHVLNMHGKVIECKPTALQKRRENRNTIALDAEENQIRRRDIVKVMEGPHAGRSGEIKHLYRSLAFLHCRMYTENGGIFVCKTRHLQLAGGNKSQANTMGSLGGMGFMSPRIQSPMHPSGGRGGRGGGRGGRGGFRVTRDRDIVGKTIKICGGSYKGSVGIVKDATESTARVELHTSCQTISVDRNHIAIVGVPGKEGGSVSTYGRTPARTPGYGSQTPVYAAAGSKTPLLGSQTPTWDSEGRTPYSGAMTPSHDGSMTPRHGAWDPNITNTPARNNDYDYSIEEPSPSPGYNPSTPGYQVSTPFAPQTPGTVYGSDRSYSPYNPSPAPSPYPVGYMSTPSPSSYSPNTPGGAPQSPYNPQTPGASLDSHMGDWCTTDIEVKIHTHDDADLVGQTGIVRTVSNGVCSVFLRKEDRSVSIISEHLAPVPPEVDDDFKVIYGDDRELTGKVISVSDKDTSICKINGDVTMIPTSHLCKMKVD; encoded by the exons ATGTCGGATTCCGAGGCGAGTAATATGTCGGATAGTGGGTCGGAAGATGGAAGTATGGCTTCTAACAAATCTCAGCACAGCGCAAG ATCTCGCTCAGTATCGCGTTCAAGATCTCCCTCGCGTTCTAGATCTAGATCCCGTTCTAAGTCCGCAGGTTCCCGATCGAGATCTCGCTCAGCATCTGCTGGATCTGGATCGGGTTCGGATGTAGGCGTTAATCGCCGTCGTCAGAGAAGTCGATCGCGTGATGACGAGGAGGAAGGAGAAGAAGAACAAGAGCCGGAGGGAGAAGACCTGGACTCTGAGGAgtatgatgaagaagaagatgacGAAGTTGGcccgaagaaaaagaaaaaaaaggagagATTTGGAGGTTTCATCATTGATGAAGCGGAAGTGGACGACGAGGTTGACGAAGATGAAGAATGGGAAGAAGGAGCCAATGAATTAGGAATTGTTGGTAATGAAATCGACGAACTGGGACCAACGGCCAGGGATATTGAAATAAGACGACGCGGAACTAACCTCTGgga taccCAAAAAGAAGACGAACTAGAGGAATATCTTCGCAAAAAATACGCCGATGAATCTGTTGCAAAAAGGCATTTTGGTGATGGTGGTGAGGAAATGTCCGATGAaattacccaacaaactttgcTTCCTGGAATAAA ggATCCTAACCTGTGGATGGTTAAGTGTCGCATTGGTGAAGAAAAAGCCACAGCGCTCTTACTGAtgagaaaatatttaacttatttGAATACTGATGAACCAATGCAGATTAAAGCAGTTGTTGCTCCGGAAGGAGTCAAGGGTTACATTTATATTGAGTCTTACAAGCAGACGCATGTTAAGAGTGCAATTGAAAATGTGGGTAATCTTCGTGTCGGAAAGTGGAAACAGGAGATGGTACCAATCAAGGAAATGACTGATGTACTAAAGGTTGTTAAGGAACAAGTTGGGTTAAAGGTTAAGCAGTGGGTTAGGTTGAAGCGTGGTTTGTATAAGGATGATATTGCTCAAGTTGATTACGTCGACTTGGCACAAAACCAAGTGCATTTAAAGCTTTTGCCACGAATTGATTATACACGAATGAGAGGAGCCCTCAGAACAACTCAAAGT GAAGCTGATAATGCTAAACGTAAGAAGAAGCGTCGTCCACCAGCTAAGCCATTTGATCCGGAAGCAGTGCG TGCAATTGGAGGTGAAGTTCATTCAGATGGTGACTTTTTGCTTTTCGAAGGAAACCGTTATTCGCGTAaaggttttctttataaaaattttacaatgtCAGCTATTTTGGCCGAAGGTGTCAAGCCCACTCTTGCCGAATTGGAAAGGTTTGAGGAACAACCAGAAG ATGTTAACTTGGAAATCGCTGCCGCTTCAAAAGATGATCCAACGGCATCTCATTCGTTCTCCATGGGAGACAATGTTGAAGTTTGTTTGGGTGATTTGGAAAATTTACAAGCTAAAATCATAGCAATCGATGGAGGCATGATCACAGTAATGCCAAAGCATCAGGATCTTAAAGATCCTTTAATTTTCAAGGCAAATGAGCttcgaaaacattttaagaccGGAGACCACGCTCGTGTTCTGGCCGGTCGTTATGAAGGTGAAACAGGTTTGATTGTTCGCGTTGAACCAACACGGATTGTACTAGTTTCTGACTTAACAATGCATGAGTTGGAAGTGCTTCCCAGAGATTTGCAGTTGTGTTCCGATATGGCAACAGGTGTTGATTCATTGGGACAGTTTCAGTGGGGAGATTTAGTACAACTAGA tcCTCAGAACGTTGGTGTTATTGTTCGTTTGGAACGTGAAAATTTCCATGTACTTAATATGCATGGTAAGGTTATTGAATGTAAACCAACGGCGTTGCAGAAAAGACGAGAAAACCGTAACACTATTGCACTAGATGCCGAAGAGAATCAAATTCGTCGCAGAGATATAGTTAAGGTCATGGAAGGGCCACATGCA GGTCGCTCAGGAGAAATTAAACACTTGTATCGGAGTTTGGCATTCTTACACTGCCGTATGTACACTGAAAATGGAGGAATTTTTGTGTGCAAGACACGCCACTTGCAATTAGCTGGAGGCAACAAATCCCAGGCCAACACAATGGGATCCTTAGGTGGTATGGGATTCATGTCACCTAGAATTCAATCACCCATGCATCCCTCGGGAGGACGAGGAGGACGCGGAGGTGGCCGAGGCGGAAGAGGAGGTTTCCGTGTGACCAGAGATCGCGATATTGTaggaaaaactataaaaatctgTGGTGGGTCGTACAAGGGTTCAGTTGGTATTGTTAAAGATGCAACTGAAAGCACAGCTCGTGTAGAATTGCACACTTCGTGCCAGACAATTTCAGTTGACCGTAACCACATTGCTATTGTTGGAGTTCCTGGCAAAGAAGGAGGCAGTGTTTCCACTTACGGGCGCACTCCAGCCCGCACACCTGGTTATGGCTCACAAACTCCGGTTTATGCAGCTGCAGGATCTAAGACGCCATTGCTTGGTAGTCAAACTCCAACTTGGGATTCCGAGGGTCGTACACCTTATAGTGGTGCTATGACTCCGTCTCATGACGGCAGCATGACTCCTCGTCATGGTGCCTGGGATCCGAATATTACGAATACACCAGCAAGAAACAATGATTATGACTATAGCATAGAAGAACCTAGTCCAAGTCCAGGTTACAATCCAAGTACGCCCGGCTATCAAGTCAGCACACCATTTGCTCCACAAACTCCGGGAACTGTCTATGGTTCGGACAGAAGTTACAGCCCTTACAATCCAAGCCCAGCTCCTTCTCCTTATCCAGTCGGTTATATGAGCACTCCATCTCCATCGAGCTATTCTCCCAATACCCCTGGCGGCGCTCCACAATCGCCATATAATCCCCAGACTCCAGGAGCCAGTTTGGACTCCCATATGGGTGACTGGTGTACCACAGACATTGAGGTAAAAATTCATACTCATGATGATGCCGACTTAGTTGGACAAACTGGTATCGTTCGAACTGTTTCAAATGGCGTGTGCTCCGTGTTCTTACGTAAGGAAGATCGCAGTGTTTCGATCATAAGTGAACATTTGGCACCCGTGCCACCTGAAGTCGACGATGATTTCAAAGTAATTTATGGAGATGATCGCGAATTGACTGGAAAAGTAATATCGGTTTCTGATAAGGACACTAGCATTTGCAAAATAAATGGCGATGTCACTATGATACCCACATCCCATCTTTGCAAAATGAAAGTTGACTAA